ACGCATTTGTCGCTATTTTGGAGATTTCTTGTTGATTTCTTGTGTTTTCTATACTATAATAGAGATACCGGATCACAAAGGAGTGTTCTTGTTATGAAAAAGAAAACTGCGCTCACCATAATGCACATAGCCCCATCCACGGTGTGCTATGATGCAGTCGCCGCAAGGGATAGTAATGAGGTTGGTCTGATTCTCGCAGCTGTACGAAAAAGGAATGGCTATTCACTTGTAACTTTCTCCGAACTTCTCCGCCACTATGGCGTCGATGTCAGTGACAAGGGAATCAGTAAATGGGAAAAAGGATACACCACTCCCAGCATCTACCAACTGGTTGCAATCTGCCACGCATTGAACATCAAGGAAGGACCTTCCTACTTTACAAAGACCTTTCAGAAACCCGCCCTTCTAAATGCCATCGGGCAAAAAAAAGTCGCCGAGTACGAAATGGACTTGATTGCATCTCGGCGCTACCAGCCAGGCACAGAAGAGCCTGCGAAAATCGACTGCATAACGATGCCAGTATCAGAGTTGCCAGTATCGGCAGGTCTAGGAGCTTTTCTTGAAGGTGAAATGTTTCAACAGATACAGGTGCCTGCCAGTAGCGTTCCGGCAGGGACTGAGTTTGGGATATACGTTAGTGGCGATAGTATGGAGCCGCGTTATCATGACGGACAAATCGTATGGGTGAAGCGCTGCGAAGAACTTGAATGCGGGGATATCGGGATATTCGTATATGATGACTGCGGATATCTGAAAAAATACGATGAACATACCCCAGATAAGTCTCAAGCAGAGTTCTTTACCGACAGCTATGGCGTGGTGCATAACCAACCGGTTTTGGTTTCTCTTAACACCAAATATTCGCCAATCCTTATATCTCCAGAGCAAAGATTTGAGATCGTTGGAAAAGTTTTGAACTAAAAAGATGGGAGGGATTTTCGTGGATACGATCAAACGTGTTCAGGATTTGATGCAAGAGCGTGATATGAATCTGTGTGTGTTGACAAAAAAATGCGGGATATCGTACTCCACAATCCAAAGTACTGCCCGTCGAGGAGGGCAGTTAAGCGTAGAGACGATTGAAAGAATTTGTCAGGGTTTGGGAATTACATTAAAAGACTTCTTCGATTCTTCATATTTGTAAATATGGCAGAAAAAAGCCGTTCACCGAGCTAGAAAACCTGTGCGGTGAACGGCTTTAATATTGCTTCTATTTATTCCCAATAGCATTCACGCATCAAGATGTAGCAGTCATTTTATATGTGGTTCTGACAACAAAAAGAAGTGGAAGTATTCCTATGTTGGAATGCTCCCACTCTTTAGGGATCACAATTCTTGAGTTCTCAGTGCATTTTCAAGCATTTGACGATAATCTTCACAAACCTTTTGGGGTGTGCCATAATAACTCGTGATGAATTCAGTTGCCTTAAATTCATACGAGCAGTGACACGACCAACTGGATTCAGAGGATGAATACATACAGGAGGTTCTAGTATGAACAAATTGATTTCCTGCCACTATAACATGGACACTAACCGGGTGGAAGCCCGGTTCGAGGATGGCACTACCCTTGCCATCGACTGCATCGCCGTGGAGGACGAATACGGCAACACCCCGGCACAGCGGGCAGAACTAGACTGGCTGCTGTACAATAAACCGCTGGAGTACGCACAGATGGTGCTGAGAGGGGAGATTGAGCATTATCTCTCGCTTGGTTGCGACCATGGAAGATTGGAAGATTGATTGACAAGGTTACATAACAGTTAACACAGCTTGCATTTGCCCTGCAATTTTTCAGAATGGAACGCCCCAAGGGCATCCGGTCTATATCCGGCAGATTTTTCATAAAGAATCTGCCGGGTATTTTTGTTTGTCATACCTATTGCAATTCTGACTATTTGGAATATACTTGTAAGTATCAAATTATTTCACTGTATGAGGACATCCGCACCAAACTTATCCAGTCCGGTGTAATGAAATGCAGAGAATAAAAGACAAAATTGGTATGTTCCACGAAATTTAGGGAGAAAACTGAGCAAGTAGGAAGGCGGAATATATATGAAACAAGATACTTTAGAGGGCAAAGCAAAAACAAAAAATGGGGTAAAACGGCTGTGTTTTTCCATAATCTGCATTCTTCTGGAAGTGATTTTTATTATTACTATCGTAACACGCTTGAATGAATATGCAGAAGTCATAAATTTATTTACAAGGATTTTGAGTGGGATCTTGGTTTTGGGATTGTACGCATCAAATAAGACATCCTCTATGAAAATGCCTTGGGTCATCTTAATTCTAATTTTCCCAATTATGGGTGTAGGCCTGTATTTGTTGATTGGTTTGAATGGTGGCACACATAAAATGCGTGAGCGGTATGCAGAAATTGATAGCAAATTGTTACCAATGCTTCCGGACAGTCAGGAGTGTTTGAGCAGAATAAAAGAAACAATTCCGAAAGCAGGAAATATAGCAAGTTACATACAAAGAAATTCGCAGTATCCAATCTATCAGAATACGGATATTGTGTATTTTGATGAAGCAGTGAAAGGATTAGAGGCACAGCTTAAGGATTTGGAGAAAGCACAAAAGTTTATCTTTATGGAATATCATGCGATAGAAGACGCTGAAGCATGGCATAAGATTCAAGATGTTCTGGAAGAGCGAGTAAAAGCAGGTGTGGAAGTTAGAGTATTCTACGATGATATGGGTTCTATAGGCTTTATTAACACAGATTTTGTGAAAAAAATGGAGACAATAGGAATTCATTGCCGTGTATTCAATCCGTTTATGCCAGGTTTAAATCTGTTTTTGAACAATCGTGATCATAGAAAAATAACAGTTATTGATGGAAAAGTCGGATTTACAGGTGGATATAATCTAGCAAACGAATATTTTAATTACACACACCCGTATGGACAGTGGAAAGATACAGGTATTCGTTTAGAAGGAGATGCTGTTCAGTCGCTTACAGTGACATTTTTAGAAATGTGGAATGCTGTTAGTGAAAAAGCTACGAATGATACTGATTTTAGTAAATACATTATTCATTACGATTATAAAGCACAGCAAACAGGTTTTGTTCAGCCTTATGCAGACAGTCCTATGGATAATGAGCAGGTCGGAGAAGAAGTTTATATCAGTATGATAAATAAAGCTGAAAAATATTGTTGGTTTATGACTCCATATCTAATCATAACAGATGAAATGACGCATGCGTTATGTCTGGCTGCTAAGCGAGGGGTAGACGTAAGAATTATCACACCTGGTATCCCTGATAAAAAATTCATTTATAGTGTAACTCGTTCTTTTTATCATGGATTAGTTAAACATGGTGTTCGTGTTTATGAGTGGACTCCTGGTTTCTGTCATGCAAAAATGAGTGTGGCAGATGACTGTATGGCAACTTGTGGAACAATTAATTTGGATTATCGAAGTTTATATCACCATTTTGAAAACGGCTGTTTTATGGCAGATTGTCAGGCAGTTGTGGAAATAAAAAATGATCTGATAAGAACGATGGGAGAATGTCGTGATGTGACAGACCAATATCAAACCGGACGAAGTGCATATTTGCGACTGGGACAATTATTTATGAGATTATTTGCTGGATTGCTATAAGAATCTGATGAAACGACCTTTCAAAAAACAGTTGATTTAGAAGTTAACTGTTTTTGAAAGGCCGTTTTTGCTATATCTAACAGTCTGTTGTACAAAGAAGATTTTGCATGGATGAAAAAACAAACCTTGTTGAGGTTAAATTGAGTTTTCTATTGTATTGTATTGCTAATGAATAAGAATAAGAAATAAAAAGGAATCAAGTGATGTACAATGAAAAAGCATAAAATATGTAAAATCCTTCTTGTTATACTGGCAATTTTTTTATGTGTGGCTTTTTATGAATTGCTCGGAATCTGCGTTGCATATAAAAAGCAGCCGGAAGTGTCCAATACAACCAAAAAAGAAACAAAAAATGGGTCATGGAACGAATGCAGTGAAAATACAGAACGGGCAGTAATCATAGAAAAGAATCCAGAAGCGCTTTTACAAAGAGTGCGTTTGATCAAGAATGCAAAAAAGGAAATTATTCTTTCTACTTTTGCATTTCAATCCGATGAAAGTGGAAAATTGATCTTAGGAGCACTGCATGATGCGGCAGACAGAGGTGTACATATTCGTCTGTTAGTAGATGGAATGGAGAGCTGGATTGATATGGAAGGAAATCCGTATTTCTATGGATTATCTTCCCATGAGAATGTTGAAATTAAACTGTATAATAAGGCCAATCCGTTGAAACCGTGGAAAATAATGGGTAGAATGCATGATAAATATTTGATTGCAGATGGAAAGAGATATATTCTTGGGGGAAGAAATACATACAATTATTTCCTGGGTGATTTTCCGGGACATAAGAACTATGACAGAGACGTGTTAGTGGTTTGCGATGAACCTGAGAAAGAAAATTCAGTTAACCAGTTGTTAGAGTATTTTGAAACGATATGGGAACAAGAAGACAGTGATTATTTTCATGACAATAAAAAACTGGCAAATAGAAAATCTGTAAAGAACGCAGTTTTAGAGCTGAAGAACGGCTATCAGAAATATTTTGAAGAGAATAAGGAAAGAATCTGCGATACCGATTACACGGACGAAACTTTTGAGACAGAAAAGATTGCATTAGTGTCAAATCCTATTCACACAGGTTCCAAAGAACCAGTAGTGTGGTATCAGTTGGGAGAATTGATGAAAAATGCAAAAAATCGTGTGAAGATCCACACGCCATATATTATCTGTAATGATATGATGTATAATACATGGGAGGAGATTGCAGAGAACGTTTCAGATTTTTCTATCATGACAAATTCAGTTGCGAATAATGGGAATCCATTTGGGGCTGCCGATTATGCGAAAAACAGAAATAGAATCTTAAGTACAGGGATTAATATCTGGGAATATGAAGGCGGTTATTCATACCACGGAAAAAGTATTCTGATTGACGATGATCTGTCTGTAATCGGTTCCTTTAATATGGACATGAGAAGTGCATATCTGGATACGGAACTGATGCTTGTAATTCGCAGTAAAGATATTAATAAACAGTTGGAAGAGGGCATGATGGAATATGAAAGAGTGTCCCGCCAGGTATTGGAAGATGGAACCTATCGTGATCCATATCATGTAGAGCCAATCGAATTAACAAAGAAACGTCAGAGAAAAATATTTTTGGTACAGCATCTGCTTGGATGGGCAAGGTATCTGTTTTAATAAGGAGGAAGGAAAACGTGTTTCAAATATTGATTGTAGAAGATGATAAAGAATTAAGCCAGCTATTCCAAAAAGTGCTTGAGAAGAATGGATATCAAGTCAAAAGTGCATCGGATGGAGCACAGGCATTAGAAGTATTGGTTAAGGAATATATTGATCTGATCATTTCTGATATTATGATGCCGGTTATGGATGGTTATGAACTGGTGTCGGAACTCCGTTCAGCAGGATATCAGATACCTGTACTTATGATCACTGCGAAAGGTTCCTTTGATGATATGCGCCAGGGATTTCTTTCGGGAAGTGACGATTATATGGTAAAACCGGTAAATGTGAATGAAATGGTTTTAAGAGTCGGAGCACTGCTTCGCCGTGCACAGATACTGAATGAACACAAAATTGTGATCGGCTCAACAGAGTTTGATTACGATGCAATGACGGTTACAACTGATAAGGAAAGTCTTGCTTTGCCTAAAAAAGAATTCCTGCTTTTATATAAGCTTGCAGCTTCGCCAGGCAGAATATTTACAAAACAACAGTTGATGGATGAAGTATGGGGATACGAGACGGAGGCAGACCCACATACGATAGAGGTACATATAGGAAGAATCAGGGAGCGTTTTAAAGATAACCCTGATTTTGAAATCGTAACAATGCGTGGAATTGGATACAAGGTGGTGAAAAAATAATGGAACAAAAGAAAGAAAAAGGATTGCGGATCCGATCCTGTCTGACTGGTGCAATCTGGCTGGCACTTGTATTTTCAACAGTCATATCTGCTTTATTATTTGCTTTTTTGAATCATTTTTTTAATCTGCCGGGCAGCATACCTGTGCTTGGCTGGCTTTTGATTTTCAATACATTGATTGCAGGGCTGATCACTTCCTTTATTAATGCAAAGTTACTGGAACCAATTACAAGACTTAGTAAAGCAATGAAGGAAGTTTCTCGGGGAGATTTTGAACAGCATTTGGAAACGAATAGCCGTATAGCAGAAGTTGGAGAATCTTATCAAAGTTTTAACGTTATGACAAAAGAACTTCGTGCAACAGAGGTGCTGCAGATGGATTTTGTATCTGATGTTTCTCATGAGTTTAAGACCCCGATTAATGCCATTGAAGGATATACAATGCTGCTTCAGGGAGAAGAACTGTCTCCGGATCAAGAGGAATATGTAGAAAAAATCTTATTTAACACCCAAAGACTTTCCGGATTGGTTGGTAATATTTTGCTGTTATCCAAGTTAGAGAATCAGAATATACCAATGAAAAAAACAGAATATCGTCTGGATGAACAGATCCGCCAGGCAGTTCTTTCATTGGAAACAAAATGGACAGAAAAAGAAATTGGTTTTCAGGTAGAATTGGAGGAAGTTAAATATACTGCGAATGAAGGACTTTTTATGCATGTCTGGATAAATCTTTTAGATAATGCGATTAAGTTCAGCCCTTCAAAGGGGACAATTACGATGTTTCTGAAACAAGAACAGGATTCTGTTAAGTTCATTCTGGAAGATGAAGGACCAGGAATAGAGGATGATGTAAAATCCAGAATATTTGACAAGTTCTATCAGGTAGATGGATCTCATAAAGCAGAAGGAAATGGCCTAGGTCTTGCACTTGTAAAACGGATTGTAGATAGTGCCGGAGGAACAATCAAAGCAGAAAACCGTGAATATGGTGGATGCAGATTTGTTATAGAGCTGCCAAAGCAGAAAGATGAGATTATCTAGTTTTAAGATAAATTAGAAGATGGGAGGATTTATATGACATTTTATCAGGAGTTGCAGTTAAATCAGGCAGGTTCTAAAAACCTGTTGAAAAAGAGTGAAACACTAAAAGAAAAACTATATCATATGTGGGTATATCTGGTGAAGATAGCTGCTACAATGGCATTTTGTTTTTTCTTTGTTAGTATTTTCAGCATCCTATTTGGAAATGAGAACAGCATTGTAGGTGTAGTAGTCTTATTATGTCTCATGGTGTTTAGGAATGCGGATCTGGGGATCCACACCGGACAATCTACGATGCTTTTGGCTTTGTTCTTTGTAATTATGACTGTATGTCCGCATTTAGCAAATCAGTTTTCACCGGTATTGGGAATGCTGTTAAATATTGCGGCACTGGCTGTGTTGATTCTGTTCGGATGCCATAATCCATTCATGTTTAATCAATCTACATTGGTTCTTGGGTATCTGCTGCTATATGGTTATGATGTTACGGGAAAAAGCTATCAGATGCGATTAGTCGGAATGGCTTTAGGTGCAGCACTTACCTGCTTCGTATTTTATCGAAATCATAAAAACAGAACTTATAAAAGAAATCTGAAAGATCTGATACAAGAATTTGATATCACTTCTTCCAGAACAAAATGGCAGATATGTCAGATTTTATGCGTACCGATTGTCCTTTGCATTGCAGAACTTTGTAATATGCCACGTGCAATGTGGGCTGGTATTGCGGCCATGTCCGTGATTTTGCCGTCTATGGAAGATATGCACTACAGAGTCCGTAAAAGGATTGTCGGAAATATTGCAGGTGTTATATGTTTTACAGTATTATATTTTCTGCTTCCTTCGTCAATCTATGCATATATAGGAATTCTTGGTGGAATCGGTGTAGGATTTTCAGCACAATATGGCTGGCAGGCAGTATTTAATACATTTGGTGCTTTAGCCATTGCTGCAGAGACATATGGACTACAAGGAGCGGTTAGTCTTAGAGTGAGTCAAAATGTTTTTGGTGTTGTGTTTGCTTTAGCATTTTGTGTTATGTTTTATTGGTTTATGCCTAAAAAAAGGAAAGTGAGGTGACCGTACATGCAGAGTGAAGTGAATCAGGAAGAAAATTTGAATACCACTGATTTTGACGAGCACTTCGCTAAAATTTCGTCCTATATTGTAGACACATTGCACGGCGTTCCACTTGAGATGACCGAGGATGAAAAAGAACAATTTCGCATACAGGTTATTTCAAATCAGTATGCAGAACGGTTGCTAAGTGAAGCCGAAAAGACAGAAACGTATAGAGGTTTATCAAAAATTGATATTCTCCATACAGTTTCTATCCCTCAACTGGCTAGAACAATCCCACTTAAAGGTTTGAATCTCAGTTTAGAAAAATACAGAATGCCGGATGGTGTAATAATAGAGGTTGAGAGTTCGTCACATTATTTGGGGTCATTTAGTGAGAAAAATGATTCTTCCACAAATTGGATAGAAAAGATCATGGAGGGTGTCGGTATTCACTAGATGGATTCTCAAGAAGCATATGCACGAAAGTTCTGCACGCGATAAGTATCTTGCCATTATGAAGCCCTACCTTCTGATGTGGCACAGTAGCAGTTGAAAACAGCTCAGGTTACCTATTGCAATTCTGACTATTTGGAATATACTTGTAAGTATCAAATTATTTCACTGTATGGGAGGAAATTATTATGGCAAGACCCAAGGGAAGCAAGAATAAGACCCGTATTGTAAATGCCAACGTTGATTATGCAGCCGTCGTTGCAGAAAAGACCGCCGAAAAGGAAAAAATCGAATCTGAGGTTGCTGCGCTGACTGCAAATCTCGATGATCTGAAGACGCAGCTGAAAGCCAAGAAAGCAGAATTGAAAGCCGCCACCAAGGAACTTGCCAAAGCCGAAAACAAAAAAGCTGCCGCCGAAGCAAAGGCAGCAGAAGAAGCAAAGAAGGGCGAAGCAGAAGATGTGCTGAAGAAGCTGCTTGCCAGCGGTATGACGGCTGAAGAAATCCTTGCAAAGCTCCAGTAATGCAATATGATGAACTGGACAAGCTGCTGAAGTAAAGGAAGGGGCTGTTGCACACGGATAAAAGCCGGTGCAACAGCCTCTTTTTCATTCATGCTGCAATTTTTTCAGCGTTTCAAACGTATCTAAATTAAAGTGGCATATCATATTCCTTTTCACACATACTTGCCATTTTCAGACAGGAGGTTGCTTTTATGAAAATATCTGCCGACTATCGTATGCTCGCTCTCGATGCTCTGCGCGGAAAATGGAAAACTGCTGTTCTGACAGGTATTGCCGCCAGTGCGCTCGGTGCTACCATTGTGAGCAGTTCCAACAGTGTCGTTTCCAATTCCAATCAGGCAAAGGACATTCATTTTAACCTGTTCGCCCAGCCAAACGGCGGTCGGCTGCTTGCTGTTTTGCTTGTCGGCATTGGTCTGTGGGCAATCCTCCAACTGATCGTGGGCGGTGCAGTTCAACTGGGATATGCTCATTTTAATCTGAACCTTGTAGATGGAAAGGATGCTGCCATCTCGGACTTGTTCTCTCAGAAAGACCGTCTGTGGGATGGCTTCTGCATGAAATTCCTGCAGGGTCTGTACATCGCCCTCTGGTCGCTGCTGTTGGTGATTCCGGGAATCGTGAAAACATACAGCTATGCGATGACACCTTACATCATGTCCGAGCATCCTTCGTTGACTGCAAATGAAGCGATCACAGAATCCCGGCGGATTATGGACGGCAACAAATGGCGGCTGTTCTGTCTGGATTTCA
Above is a genomic segment from Faecalibacterium taiwanense containing:
- a CDS encoding helix-turn-helix transcriptional regulator, encoding MDTIKRVQDLMQERDMNLCVLTKKCGISYSTIQSTARRGGQLSVETIERICQGLGITLKDFFDSSYL
- a CDS encoding S24 family peptidase, which encodes MKKKTALTIMHIAPSTVCYDAVAARDSNEVGLILAAVRKRNGYSLVTFSELLRHYGVDVSDKGISKWEKGYTTPSIYQLVAICHALNIKEGPSYFTKTFQKPALLNAIGQKKVAEYEMDLIASRRYQPGTEEPAKIDCITMPVSELPVSAGLGAFLEGEMFQQIQVPASSVPAGTEFGIYVSGDSMEPRYHDGQIVWVKRCEELECGDIGIFVYDDCGYLKKYDEHTPDKSQAEFFTDSYGVVHNQPVLVSLNTKYSPILISPEQRFEIVGKVLN
- a CDS encoding DUF975 family protein — encoded protein: MKISADYRMLALDALRGKWKTAVLTGIAASALGATIVSSSNSVVSNSNQAKDIHFNLFAQPNGGRLLAVLLVGIGLWAILQLIVGGAVQLGYAHFNLNLVDGKDAAISDLFSQKDRLWDGFCMKFLQGLYIALWSLLLVIPGIVKTYSYAMTPYIMSEHPSLTANEAITESRRIMDGNKWRLFCLDFSFIGWELLCSLPLYAGGFLVLKYFTGSEAMAISLFLLLTIPLSIGFFFVRPYEEAAWATFYRDITAAPTEPDEAY
- a CDS encoding DUF6061 family protein: MNKLISCHYNMDTNRVEARFEDGTTLAIDCIAVEDEYGNTPAQRAELDWLLYNKPLEYAQMVLRGEIEHYLSLGCDHGRLED
- the cls gene encoding cardiolipin synthase; its protein translation is MKQDTLEGKAKTKNGVKRLCFSIICILLEVIFIITIVTRLNEYAEVINLFTRILSGILVLGLYASNKTSSMKMPWVILILIFPIMGVGLYLLIGLNGGTHKMRERYAEIDSKLLPMLPDSQECLSRIKETIPKAGNIASYIQRNSQYPIYQNTDIVYFDEAVKGLEAQLKDLEKAQKFIFMEYHAIEDAEAWHKIQDVLEERVKAGVEVRVFYDDMGSIGFINTDFVKKMETIGIHCRVFNPFMPGLNLFLNNRDHRKITVIDGKVGFTGGYNLANEYFNYTHPYGQWKDTGIRLEGDAVQSLTVTFLEMWNAVSEKATNDTDFSKYIIHYDYKAQQTGFVQPYADSPMDNEQVGEEVYISMINKAEKYCWFMTPYLIITDEMTHALCLAAKRGVDVRIITPGIPDKKFIYSVTRSFYHGLVKHGVRVYEWTPGFCHAKMSVADDCMATCGTINLDYRSLYHHFENGCFMADCQAVVEIKNDLIRTMGECRDVTDQYQTGRSAYLRLGQLFMRLFAGLL
- a CDS encoding response regulator transcription factor, with the translated sequence MGKVSVLIRRKENVFQILIVEDDKELSQLFQKVLEKNGYQVKSASDGAQALEVLVKEYIDLIISDIMMPVMDGYELVSELRSAGYQIPVLMITAKGSFDDMRQGFLSGSDDYMVKPVNVNEMVLRVGALLRRAQILNEHKIVIGSTEFDYDAMTVTTDKESLALPKKEFLLLYKLAASPGRIFTKQQLMDEVWGYETEADPHTIEVHIGRIRERFKDNPDFEIVTMRGIGYKVVKK
- a CDS encoding phospholipase D family protein, whose protein sequence is MKKHKICKILLVILAIFLCVAFYELLGICVAYKKQPEVSNTTKKETKNGSWNECSENTERAVIIEKNPEALLQRVRLIKNAKKEIILSTFAFQSDESGKLILGALHDAADRGVHIRLLVDGMESWIDMEGNPYFYGLSSHENVEIKLYNKANPLKPWKIMGRMHDKYLIADGKRYILGGRNTYNYFLGDFPGHKNYDRDVLVVCDEPEKENSVNQLLEYFETIWEQEDSDYFHDNKKLANRKSVKNAVLELKNGYQKYFEENKERICDTDYTDETFETEKIALVSNPIHTGSKEPVVWYQLGELMKNAKNRVKIHTPYIICNDMMYNTWEEIAENVSDFSIMTNSVANNGNPFGAADYAKNRNRILSTGINIWEYEGGYSYHGKSILIDDDLSVIGSFNMDMRSAYLDTELMLVIRSKDINKQLEEGMMEYERVSRQVLEDGTYRDPYHVEPIELTKKRQRKIFLVQHLLGWARYLF
- a CDS encoding HAMP domain-containing sensor histidine kinase, with translation MEQKKEKGLRIRSCLTGAIWLALVFSTVISALLFAFLNHFFNLPGSIPVLGWLLIFNTLIAGLITSFINAKLLEPITRLSKAMKEVSRGDFEQHLETNSRIAEVGESYQSFNVMTKELRATEVLQMDFVSDVSHEFKTPINAIEGYTMLLQGEELSPDQEEYVEKILFNTQRLSGLVGNILLLSKLENQNIPMKKTEYRLDEQIRQAVLSLETKWTEKEIGFQVELEEVKYTANEGLFMHVWINLLDNAIKFSPSKGTITMFLKQEQDSVKFILEDEGPGIEDDVKSRIFDKFYQVDGSHKAEGNGLGLALVKRIVDSAGGTIKAENREYGGCRFVIELPKQKDEII